A genomic region of Salinibacter pepae contains the following coding sequences:
- the rpsL gene encoding 30S ribosomal protein S12, translated as MPTTQQLIRKGRKTEEETSDAPALEGSPQRRGVCTRVYTTTPKKPNSALRKVARVRLTNGNEVTAYIPGEGHNLQEHSIVLVRGGRVKDLPGVKYHIVRGALDTAGVEERRQGRSKYGTKKPRE; from the coding sequence GTGCCGACGACGCAGCAGTTGATTCGAAAAGGGCGAAAGACCGAAGAGGAAACGAGCGACGCCCCCGCGCTGGAAGGCAGCCCGCAGCGACGCGGGGTGTGCACGCGGGTCTACACGACTACGCCGAAGAAGCCGAACTCGGCGCTCCGGAAGGTGGCGCGTGTGCGGCTGACCAACGGCAACGAGGTTACCGCGTACATCCCGGGCGAGGGGCACAACTTGCAGGAGCACTCCATCGTGCTCGTTCGCGGTGGGCGCGTGAAGGACCTGCCGGGCGTGAAGTACCACATCGTGCGGGGCGCCCTCGATACCGCCGGCGTGGAGGAGCGTCGGCAGGGCCGCTCGAAGTACGGCACGAAGAAGCCGCGTGAGTAG
- the rpsG gene encoding 30S ribosomal protein S7 encodes MSRNEAPEQRTTQPDPVYRDDMVARFVNAIMRDGKKSLARRIVYDTFDVIEERTGEEEGLEVFKKAVNNAAPLVEVRSRRVGGATYQVPTEVRPERRITLAFRWIIQYARARNEKSMVNRLASELVDAARGEGGAVKKKDDTHRMAESNKAFAHFQF; translated from the coding sequence ATGTCACGAAACGAGGCCCCTGAGCAGCGCACCACCCAGCCGGATCCCGTCTACCGGGACGACATGGTCGCCCGGTTCGTCAACGCCATCATGCGGGACGGCAAGAAGAGCCTCGCCCGGCGCATCGTGTACGACACGTTCGACGTGATTGAGGAGCGCACGGGAGAGGAGGAAGGGCTGGAGGTCTTCAAGAAGGCCGTGAACAACGCCGCTCCTCTCGTAGAGGTGCGGAGCCGCCGCGTGGGCGGGGCCACCTATCAGGTGCCCACGGAGGTGCGTCCCGAACGGCGCATTACACTGGCCTTCCGCTGGATCATTCAGTACGCCCGGGCCCGGAATGAGAAAAGCATGGTGAATCGCCTTGCGAGTGAGCTGGTCGATGCCGCTCGCGGCGAAGGCGGTGCCGTAAAGAAGAAGGACGACACGCACCGCATGGCCGAGTCCAACAAGGCCTTCGCTCACTTCCAGTTCTAG
- the ftsH gene encoding ATP-dependent zinc metalloprotease FtsH: protein MHSPYVFWIGGAILLALLVHLGIKWQQASAPVRVEYSTFLEHVESGYVERVEIVNGKRINGTYTATAVQNDRVETRPPPPAPMGAVVDRSRRAFATHKPTAHELTAFLQRHNEAARGRGTTPVTFAATQESDWVGTLLLWGLPLGLIVGLWFFFMRRMATGTGGRGEQLGGDAAALFEGTGGRRVTFDDVAGLAEPKEEVAEVVEFLRRPQKFTRLGGALPTGVLLVGPPGTGKTLLAKAVAGEAGVPFASISGSDFMEMFVGVGASRVRDLFDQAKERAPCIIFIDEVDAIGRARGGPGGAGTGERDNTLNQLLVEMDGFDSDEGVVIMAATNRPDVLDSALLRPGRFDRQISIHKPDRLERADIFRVHVADLRLDASVDPEALARQTPGFAGAEIANVCNEAALLAARRGRNAVQMDDFDQALDRVMAGLERSNKLISPEERRVIAHHESGHAIVGWFLEHTDPVVKVSVVPRGLAALGHAQHLPKERDLYSREALMDRMTMALGGRGAEEIVFGRATTGAKDDLERVTETAYAMVVEYGMSDRIGPLSYNRAERRADGSLFEKPYSDAMAAAIDEEVADIVGEARARANDLLQEKRPLLDEMAERLLREEVLGVEALVALLGPPPHGEYAWLKEGEGTSRNSAAAEGASPSSQE from the coding sequence ATGCACTCCCCATATGTGTTCTGGATCGGGGGCGCCATCCTCCTGGCTCTTCTCGTTCATCTCGGGATCAAGTGGCAGCAGGCGAGCGCCCCCGTGCGTGTCGAGTACAGCACGTTTCTCGAGCACGTGGAGTCGGGATACGTCGAGCGGGTCGAGATCGTCAACGGCAAGCGCATTAACGGGACCTACACGGCCACGGCGGTACAGAACGATCGGGTCGAGACCCGCCCGCCCCCGCCCGCCCCGATGGGGGCCGTCGTCGACCGCTCGCGGCGTGCCTTTGCCACCCACAAGCCCACCGCCCACGAGTTGACGGCGTTCTTGCAACGCCACAACGAGGCCGCGAGGGGGAGGGGCACGACCCCGGTCACGTTTGCGGCCACGCAGGAAAGCGACTGGGTCGGGACCCTTCTTTTGTGGGGGCTGCCCCTGGGGCTTATCGTGGGCCTCTGGTTCTTCTTCATGCGGCGCATGGCCACAGGGACAGGGGGGCGCGGAGAGCAGCTTGGCGGCGACGCGGCCGCGCTTTTCGAAGGGACGGGCGGGCGGCGCGTGACCTTCGACGACGTGGCCGGACTCGCCGAGCCGAAGGAGGAGGTGGCGGAGGTCGTCGAGTTCCTACGACGCCCCCAGAAGTTTACGCGGTTGGGGGGCGCCCTCCCCACCGGCGTTCTACTGGTGGGGCCGCCCGGCACCGGAAAGACCCTCCTGGCGAAGGCCGTGGCCGGCGAGGCGGGGGTGCCTTTCGCATCCATTTCCGGGTCGGACTTCATGGAGATGTTCGTGGGCGTAGGGGCGAGTCGGGTGCGGGACCTCTTCGACCAGGCGAAAGAGCGGGCCCCCTGCATCATCTTCATCGACGAGGTGGACGCCATCGGGCGGGCGCGGGGCGGCCCGGGAGGCGCCGGCACCGGGGAGCGGGACAACACCCTGAATCAGCTGCTCGTCGAGATGGACGGGTTCGACTCCGACGAGGGGGTGGTCATCATGGCGGCCACCAACCGGCCCGACGTGCTCGACTCTGCCCTCCTGCGCCCGGGGCGGTTCGACCGACAGATTTCCATCCACAAGCCCGATCGACTTGAGCGGGCCGACATCTTTCGGGTCCACGTCGCGGACCTTCGCCTGGACGCGTCGGTCGATCCCGAGGCACTGGCGCGTCAGACGCCCGGCTTCGCCGGTGCCGAAATTGCGAACGTCTGCAACGAGGCGGCCCTCCTGGCGGCGCGGCGGGGCAGAAACGCGGTGCAGATGGACGACTTCGACCAGGCCCTCGACCGTGTCATGGCGGGACTGGAGCGAAGCAACAAGCTGATTTCACCGGAGGAGCGGCGCGTCATCGCCCACCACGAGTCGGGACACGCCATCGTCGGGTGGTTCCTCGAACACACCGACCCGGTCGTGAAGGTCTCGGTCGTGCCTCGGGGCCTGGCCGCGCTCGGGCACGCGCAGCACCTCCCCAAGGAACGAGACCTCTATTCGAGGGAGGCGCTGATGGACCGGATGACGATGGCCCTCGGGGGACGGGGGGCCGAAGAGATCGTCTTTGGGCGGGCGACGACCGGGGCAAAAGACGACCTCGAACGGGTCACGGAGACGGCCTACGCGATGGTCGTGGAGTACGGGATGAGCGACCGCATCGGGCCCCTCAGCTACAACCGGGCCGAGCGCCGTGCCGACGGCTCCCTGTTCGAGAAGCCCTACTCGGATGCCATGGCCGCGGCCATTGACGAGGAGGTGGCCGACATTGTCGGGGAGGCGCGGGCCCGGGCGAACGACCTTCTCCAAGAAAAGCGCCCGCTGCTGGACGAGATGGCCGAGAGGCTTCTTCGGGAAGAGGTGCTCGGGGTCGAGGCGCTCGTGGCGCTCCTCGGCCCCCCTCCGCATGGGGAGTACGCATGGCTCAAAGAGGGCGAGGGGACCTCTCGGAACTCCGCCGCCGCAGAGGGGGCGTCTCCCTCGTCACAGGAATAA
- a CDS encoding site-2 protease family protein: MKRSLRVGSVAGIGIFLHWTFLLLVAAIFAYYYVQSQSLGAALSGMGLILGVFVCVILHELGHALTARRFGVPTRSITLYPIGGLARLERIPSEPMKEFWIAIGGPAVNVVIAFALALVLLVTGGTLAPAALEAPGSHALASLMWINAVLAVFNMLPAFPMDGGRVLRALLALRWDYAQATQTAANVGQGMAVLFGLFGIMTWNPVLLFIALFVYVGAQQESKQAMYRAFTEGTPVREAMVTRFATLTVDDTLDDAVDALLAGTDHDFPVLEKGTVVGLLRRKQLIQALSEHGRDTPVAEVADADCFTTAPSAPLDEVFQQMNARSCSTVPVVDGGQLVGLLTLENVGELIMVSSALETRSHSRVPRDQLSEAPLRERPDGAASSGAPPVP; the protein is encoded by the coding sequence ATGAAGCGTTCACTCCGTGTCGGGTCCGTAGCGGGGATTGGGATTTTCCTGCACTGGACCTTCCTGCTGCTCGTTGCGGCCATCTTCGCCTACTATTACGTCCAGAGCCAGAGCCTGGGCGCGGCCCTCTCGGGAATGGGGCTCATCCTTGGGGTGTTCGTGTGTGTAATTCTTCACGAGCTCGGCCATGCCCTAACCGCTCGTCGCTTCGGGGTGCCCACGCGGAGCATCACGCTCTATCCGATCGGGGGACTGGCGCGGCTGGAGCGCATCCCGTCCGAGCCGATGAAGGAGTTCTGGATCGCCATCGGCGGGCCGGCGGTGAACGTGGTGATTGCCTTCGCGCTCGCCCTCGTGCTGCTGGTAACCGGGGGCACCCTTGCCCCGGCGGCGCTGGAGGCGCCGGGCAGCCACGCCCTGGCGTCCCTGATGTGGATTAACGCCGTGCTGGCGGTCTTCAACATGCTGCCCGCCTTTCCGATGGACGGGGGGCGCGTGCTGCGGGCGCTTCTGGCGCTCCGTTGGGACTACGCCCAGGCCACCCAGACGGCCGCCAACGTGGGGCAGGGCATGGCGGTCCTGTTCGGGCTGTTCGGGATCATGACGTGGAATCCAGTGCTCCTGTTTATCGCCCTGTTCGTGTACGTCGGGGCCCAGCAGGAGTCGAAGCAGGCCATGTACCGCGCCTTCACCGAGGGGACGCCGGTGCGGGAGGCGATGGTGACGCGGTTCGCGACCCTGACGGTCGACGACACCCTCGACGACGCCGTGGATGCGCTTCTGGCCGGCACCGACCACGACTTTCCGGTCCTGGAGAAGGGCACCGTCGTGGGCCTGCTGCGGCGCAAGCAGCTCATCCAGGCCCTGTCCGAGCACGGCCGCGACACCCCGGTCGCGGAGGTGGCCGACGCGGACTGCTTCACCACGGCCCCGAGCGCCCCCCTCGACGAGGTCTTCCAGCAGATGAACGCGCGGAGCTGTTCGACCGTGCCGGTCGTGGACGGGGGGCAGCTCGTCGGCCTCCTCACCCTCGAGAACGTGGGGGAGCTCATCATGGTGTCGAGTGCCCTGGAGACGCGGTCGCACTCGCGAGTCCCGCGCGACCAGCTCTCCGAGGCGCCACTGCGGGAGCGCCCGGACGGGGCGGCCTCCTCCGGGGCGCCACCCGTCCCGTGA
- a CDS encoding TspO/MBR family protein produces the protein MSYDWRRVLALSGKALGAILFCEAVGLLAAWVTQTSVTTWYPTLAKPGFTPPNWVFAPAWTTLYALMGVAAFLVWRCGPDRARVRTALTAFGLQLAANAGWSFAFFGARSPALGLVVILGLWGLLAWTMDRFFRVRPVAGWLLVPYLAWVTYALALNAAIWGLN, from the coding sequence ATGTCTTACGACTGGCGCCGCGTACTTGCACTTTCGGGAAAGGCCCTCGGGGCGATTCTGTTCTGTGAGGCGGTCGGGCTGTTGGCCGCGTGGGTCACCCAGACCTCCGTCACGACCTGGTACCCGACCCTCGCCAAGCCGGGCTTTACCCCGCCCAACTGGGTGTTTGCCCCGGCCTGGACGACGCTCTACGCCCTCATGGGCGTCGCCGCGTTCCTGGTGTGGCGTTGCGGCCCGGATCGGGCCCGGGTCCGGACGGCCCTCACGGCGTTCGGGCTTCAGCTTGCCGCCAACGCCGGGTGGTCGTTCGCCTTCTTCGGGGCCCGGTCGCCCGCCCTCGGGCTCGTCGTGATTCTGGGGCTGTGGGGACTGCTGGCCTGGACGATGGACCGCTTTTTCCGCGTCCGTCCGGTGGCGGGGTGGCTGCTCGTGCCGTACCTCGCGTGGGTGACGTACGCCCTTGCGCTCAACGCGGCCATCTGGGGCCTGAACTGA
- the pyk gene encoding pyruvate kinase yields MDRRTKIVCTLGPATTDPETLRRLLAAGMDVARMNFSHGTHEEHRERVETVREVAEAEGKGITVLQDLQGPKIRVGTVQNDSVMLAEGDDVRVSTATPRESTNEHIFIDYEALARDAREGERILIDDGLLELRVTETNGSQLRATVVEGGPLRSRKGVNLPDLQASTPPMTEKDLKDLELGLELEVDVVALSFVQERSDVEALVHRIEETGKKTSVVAKIEKPQAVHNIDEILEVVDGIMVARGDLGIEMPMEEVPGTQKRLIRKSMEAAKPVITATQMLESMVEDPRPTRAEASDVANAVLDGSDAVMLSAETAVGDHPVRVVEAMNQIIRQAESYWHEERRALTMTPDHFEQGANVTNSVSFTACRLAEQVGAEAICCLTNSGSTARSIARHRPSMPIYAFTDNKRVVAQLGSLWGTEAFYIPFQQDTDQGIARVHSVLHDYDLVRSGGHVVLTVGMPLPARGRTNTVHVSTVQ; encoded by the coding sequence ATGGACCGCCGAACAAAAATCGTTTGCACGCTGGGCCCGGCCACGACGGACCCGGAAACACTCCGTCGCCTGCTCGCGGCCGGAATGGACGTTGCCCGAATGAACTTCTCCCACGGCACCCACGAGGAGCACCGGGAACGCGTGGAAACCGTTCGGGAGGTGGCCGAGGCGGAAGGAAAGGGAATAACGGTGTTGCAGGACCTGCAGGGCCCCAAGATTCGAGTGGGGACGGTCCAGAACGACTCGGTCATGCTGGCGGAGGGGGACGACGTGAGGGTGAGCACCGCCACCCCGCGGGAGAGCACGAACGAGCACATCTTCATCGACTACGAGGCCCTCGCCCGGGACGCCCGAGAGGGGGAGCGCATTCTGATCGACGACGGCCTGCTCGAACTCCGGGTCACCGAGACGAACGGCTCGCAGCTCCGGGCGACGGTTGTGGAAGGGGGGCCGCTGCGGTCTCGAAAGGGGGTAAACCTGCCCGACCTGCAGGCCTCCACGCCCCCGATGACGGAGAAGGACCTGAAGGACCTCGAGCTCGGGCTCGAATTGGAGGTGGACGTCGTGGCCCTTTCGTTCGTGCAGGAACGGTCCGACGTGGAGGCGCTGGTCCACCGCATCGAGGAGACCGGGAAGAAGACCAGTGTCGTGGCCAAGATCGAGAAGCCGCAGGCCGTCCACAACATCGACGAGATTCTGGAGGTCGTGGACGGCATCATGGTGGCGCGGGGCGACCTTGGCATCGAGATGCCGATGGAAGAGGTGCCCGGCACCCAGAAGCGACTCATCCGCAAGAGCATGGAGGCGGCCAAGCCCGTCATCACGGCCACGCAGATGCTCGAGAGCATGGTGGAGGACCCGCGCCCGACCCGCGCCGAGGCGAGTGACGTGGCCAACGCGGTCCTCGACGGCAGCGACGCGGTGATGCTTTCCGCCGAGACGGCGGTTGGGGATCATCCGGTTCGGGTCGTGGAGGCGATGAACCAGATCATCCGTCAGGCCGAGTCCTACTGGCACGAGGAACGACGGGCCCTTACCATGACGCCCGATCACTTTGAGCAAGGGGCGAACGTAACGAACAGTGTTAGCTTCACGGCCTGTCGCCTCGCCGAGCAGGTGGGGGCGGAGGCCATCTGCTGCCTGACCAACTCGGGGTCGACCGCTCGCTCGATCGCCCGACACCGGCCCAGCATGCCCATCTACGCCTTCACCGACAACAAACGGGTGGTGGCCCAGCTTGGAAGCCTCTGGGGCACCGAGGCCTTCTACATCCCCTTCCAGCAAGACACCGACCAGGGCATTGCGCGTGTGCACAGCGTCCTGCACGACTACGACCTGGTGAGGTCGGGCGGCCACGTGGTGCTGACCGTCGGAATGCCGCTGCCGGCCCGCGGGCGCACCAACACCGTCCACGTCAGCACCGTGCAGTAG
- a CDS encoding SDR family oxidoreductase, giving the protein MSPSSSTVLVTGATGYVGGRLVPCLLREGYAVRCFVRSAERLQAQPWSDDVEVAVGDALEADTVPPAMEDVDAVYYLIHSLGAGEDAFEDKDRRAATNIRRAAAAAGVQRIVYLGGMRPKGERQSKHLQSRIETGKVLRDGAVPVTEFRAAQIVGSGSLSFELVRYLTERVPLMICPRWVHTPTQPIAIRNVLQYLVAALQQPDSAGEIVEIGGSDVFTYAEMFQIYAEVRGLNRWVVNVPFLTPRLSSHWIGLVTPVSNSIARPLIEGLDNEVVVEDPEKAHSLFPDVEPISFEAALRLALRRAETGTIPTVWNSAVSSVPDEAPSTRLELSEGLYREERAVDVDAPPALVFDTIEQLGGDTGWLYGDALWRLRGWIDQLVGGVGFRYGRRDPDALRVGDTVDFWRVETREDNQLLRLRAEMRLPGRAWLQFKVSPHEDANARSRITQTLFFEPKGLTGTLYWSLARWVHGPLFAGQLRALADWAEERTADGDDSPQASTARSVPTSA; this is encoded by the coding sequence ATGTCCCCCTCCTCCTCGACCGTACTTGTGACCGGCGCCACCGGATACGTGGGCGGCCGCCTCGTTCCCTGCCTGCTCCGTGAAGGATACGCGGTGCGGTGCTTCGTGCGAAGTGCCGAACGGCTCCAGGCCCAGCCCTGGAGCGACGACGTGGAGGTGGCGGTGGGCGACGCCCTAGAGGCCGATACCGTGCCGCCCGCCATGGAGGACGTGGACGCCGTGTACTACCTCATCCACTCGCTTGGGGCCGGTGAGGATGCGTTCGAAGACAAGGACCGACGCGCCGCGACCAACATCCGGCGTGCCGCCGCGGCGGCCGGCGTGCAACGGATCGTCTACCTCGGCGGCATGCGTCCGAAAGGGGAGCGACAGTCGAAGCACCTCCAGAGCCGCATCGAGACGGGCAAGGTGCTGCGGGACGGGGCGGTGCCCGTCACGGAGTTCCGCGCCGCCCAGATTGTCGGGTCGGGAAGCCTGTCGTTTGAGCTGGTGCGGTACCTGACCGAACGGGTGCCCCTCATGATCTGCCCCCGGTGGGTGCACACCCCGACCCAGCCCATCGCCATCCGGAACGTGTTGCAGTATCTGGTGGCGGCGCTTCAGCAGCCGGACAGTGCGGGGGAGATCGTCGAGATTGGGGGCTCCGACGTGTTTACCTACGCCGAGATGTTCCAGATCTACGCCGAGGTGCGCGGCCTCAACCGGTGGGTCGTCAACGTGCCGTTCTTGACCCCTCGGCTCTCTTCACACTGGATCGGGCTCGTTACCCCGGTCTCGAACAGCATTGCCCGTCCGCTCATCGAAGGCCTCGACAACGAGGTGGTCGTGGAGGACCCCGAAAAGGCGCACTCCCTCTTCCCGGACGTCGAGCCCATCTCGTTCGAGGCGGCGTTGCGGCTTGCCCTGCGGCGGGCGGAAACGGGGACCATCCCGACCGTCTGGAACAGCGCCGTCTCCTCGGTGCCCGACGAGGCGCCCTCGACCCGCCTGGAACTCAGCGAGGGCCTGTACCGCGAGGAACGCGCCGTGGACGTGGACGCCCCGCCCGCCCTCGTCTTTGACACCATCGAACAACTGGGCGGCGACACCGGATGGCTGTACGGGGACGCCCTCTGGCGCCTGCGTGGCTGGATCGATCAACTCGTCGGCGGGGTCGGCTTCCGCTACGGACGGCGAGACCCCGATGCCCTCCGCGTCGGCGACACGGTCGACTTTTGGCGGGTCGAGACGCGCGAGGACAATCAGCTGCTCCGCCTGCGGGCGGAGATGCGGCTCCCGGGCCGTGCCTGGCTGCAGTTCAAGGTCTCCCCCCACGAGGACGCCAACGCCCGCAGCCGCATTACGCAGACCCTCTTCTTCGAACCCAAGGGGCTGACCGGGACGCTGTACTGGTCCCTCGCCCGCTGGGTACACGGCCCCCTGTTTGCCGGCCAGCTCCGCGCCCTGGCCGACTGGGCCGAGGAGCGCACCGCCGACGGGGACGATTCGCCCCAGGCCTCGACGGCACGGAGTGTGCCCACTTCTGCATAG
- a CDS encoding tetratricopeptide repeat protein gives MGRFSPRGRTQVRTVCGLLFLLVGAGLLMSCGRGSFIGRQYDDLTAYYNTFHNATQAFESGLESVNESGGDIDRTRYLSVFPPPQGGAGQSSFEEAIQKSAAVLREHPNSEWVDDALLLIGRSRYYQQNYVGAVQKFWEAIALEPEREGEARFRLAQTLVVAGRYREAAEALRTGLDSGEEYGSWAARMRVVQGELLVRQENWAAAEQALAQGLNDNLPDETGARAAFLLGQVRETLDDPEGARAAYRQVSGYDPPYPLAFAAKLAAVELGGETGPPGRALERLAELERDDNTREMRAEIARVRARLHRAQGRPDRARQVLTAVLRGDQAPRGSGKGRTHYELATLYRDAYEDFTRAAAHFDTASATLSPGPDGGTGAGAAEAAQVLPRAPSDARAQADRFRKLADRSQAVARMDSLLRLGRMAPTEFRAVVEKIRQRRLEEQEARAQRTRRQPRFRGGRRPAAGDASPPSAGQPAVQTQGADAGFLFHRDPTLVQQGRRQFEQTWGDRPLMDDWRRAEAIRGRPDARPRADQTEDRVRPQSSAGSSTAAGVVDVSAVPRDSISRAEMKDQRAVAQYELANALFRAAGRPDSAQTWFRRVLDETPDHPVAPQALYGLAQAHRAQGDTAAGDDVYRRLISEHPDTPIARRAREQLGLATTDEAPGRAVSRADSAYARAYEAWRSGRHDAALRAFLTVADAYRETSVAPRALLAAGVVYHRTARHDSSGQGRARFTRYADSLARADAPDPGPDPTGSPSPDATAPEPPSSDAATPARPAPADTTDASVPEGPPRRMIDSTAVANQGASGTPSDSAVASPSVVRDTTTGPSGRSGPPDAPTSAVARETARSDSTSAAPQSRRKPADPFELLLAHLVARYPETAEAERAQALLDQLRERRTAQRGTTGDSTGAGAPGGPGANRESGTVAPEADTTKDRPRPPDEAAGPAARRRPALTTPSQSGRERATPFQRRDSSATPTRSASSLQANASCRPPT, from the coding sequence ATGGGTCGCTTTTCTCCTCGGGGACGGACACAGGTCCGTACGGTGTGCGGCCTCCTCTTTCTCCTCGTCGGGGCCGGACTGCTGATGAGCTGTGGGCGGGGCTCGTTCATCGGTCGCCAGTACGACGACCTCACGGCCTATTACAATACCTTCCACAACGCCACGCAAGCCTTCGAGTCCGGACTCGAATCGGTGAACGAGTCGGGGGGAGACATCGACCGGACTCGTTACCTCTCGGTATTTCCGCCGCCCCAGGGAGGGGCCGGCCAGTCGTCCTTTGAGGAAGCGATTCAGAAGAGCGCAGCCGTGTTGCGCGAGCACCCCAACTCGGAGTGGGTCGACGATGCGCTGCTCCTCATCGGACGGTCCCGGTACTACCAGCAGAACTACGTGGGGGCGGTCCAGAAATTTTGGGAGGCGATTGCCCTCGAACCGGAGCGGGAAGGAGAGGCCCGCTTCCGGCTTGCCCAGACGCTGGTGGTGGCCGGCCGGTACCGGGAGGCCGCAGAAGCCCTCCGGACGGGACTGGACTCGGGGGAGGAGTACGGCAGCTGGGCGGCCCGAATGCGAGTGGTACAGGGGGAGCTCCTCGTGCGGCAGGAGAACTGGGCGGCGGCCGAACAGGCCCTGGCCCAGGGCCTGAACGACAACCTGCCGGACGAGACGGGCGCCCGGGCTGCCTTTCTGTTGGGGCAGGTGCGCGAAACGCTCGACGATCCCGAGGGGGCCCGGGCGGCCTACCGACAGGTATCGGGGTACGACCCGCCGTACCCGTTGGCGTTCGCCGCCAAGCTGGCGGCCGTCGAACTGGGCGGGGAGACCGGCCCCCCTGGACGGGCCCTAGAGCGGCTGGCAGAGCTGGAGCGGGACGACAACACCCGTGAGATGCGGGCGGAGATTGCCCGGGTTCGTGCCCGGCTGCATCGCGCGCAGGGACGGCCCGACCGGGCCCGGCAGGTGCTCACGGCCGTTCTGCGGGGCGACCAGGCGCCACGAGGGAGCGGGAAGGGGCGAACTCACTACGAGCTGGCGACGCTGTACCGGGATGCGTACGAGGACTTCACCCGGGCCGCGGCGCATTTCGACACGGCCTCGGCGACCCTCTCGCCCGGCCCAGATGGAGGAACGGGGGCGGGGGCGGCGGAGGCGGCCCAGGTCCTTCCGCGGGCGCCATCGGACGCGAGGGCCCAGGCGGACCGCTTCCGAAAACTGGCGGATCGCTCCCAGGCCGTCGCCCGGATGGATTCCCTTCTGCGCCTCGGCCGCATGGCCCCTACGGAGTTCCGGGCCGTCGTGGAGAAGATTCGCCAGCGGCGACTGGAAGAGCAGGAGGCGCGGGCCCAGCGCACACGCCGACAGCCGCGGTTCCGGGGCGGGAGGCGTCCGGCGGCGGGAGACGCCTCCCCCCCCTCGGCCGGACAGCCCGCCGTCCAGACGCAGGGGGCCGACGCCGGCTTCCTGTTTCATCGCGATCCGACCCTCGTGCAGCAGGGACGCCGCCAGTTCGAGCAGACGTGGGGCGACCGGCCCCTCATGGACGACTGGCGCCGTGCAGAGGCGATCCGCGGGCGTCCGGACGCCCGCCCGCGTGCCGACCAGACCGAAGACCGGGTCCGCCCGCAGTCGTCCGCGGGCTCGTCCACAGCGGCCGGTGTCGTGGACGTGTCGGCCGTGCCGCGAGACTCGATCAGTCGGGCGGAGATGAAAGACCAGCGGGCCGTTGCGCAGTACGAGTTGGCCAACGCGCTCTTCCGGGCGGCAGGCCGTCCCGACTCGGCGCAGACCTGGTTTCGTCGGGTGCTCGACGAGACGCCGGATCACCCGGTGGCGCCCCAGGCCCTCTACGGGTTGGCCCAGGCGCACCGGGCACAGGGCGATACGGCCGCCGGGGACGACGTGTACCGGCGCCTCATCAGCGAGCACCCCGACACGCCCATTGCGAGGCGGGCCCGTGAACAGCTGGGATTGGCGACGACCGACGAAGCCCCGGGGCGGGCGGTGAGCCGGGCGGATTCGGCGTACGCCAGGGCCTACGAGGCGTGGCGAAGTGGTCGCCACGATGCGGCCCTCAGGGCGTTCTTAACGGTGGCCGACGCGTATCGCGAAACGAGCGTGGCGCCGCGCGCGCTGCTGGCCGCCGGGGTCGTGTACCATCGAACCGCCCGCCACGATTCGAGTGGGCAGGGGCGGGCCCGTTTTACGCGCTACGCGGATTCACTGGCGCGGGCCGACGCCCCTGATCCCGGCCCCGACCCGACAGGCAGCCCGTCCCCGGACGCGACGGCCCCCGAGCCCCCCTCATCGGACGCCGCGACCCCGGCGCGGCCCGCCCCCGCCGACACGACGGACGCCAGTGTCCCCGAAGGGCCGCCGCGCCGGATGATTGACTCAACGGCCGTAGCGAACCAGGGGGCGTCGGGCACGCCGTCGGACAGTGCGGTGGCGTCGCCTTCCGTCGTCCGGGACACAACAACGGGCCCCTCGGGGCGATCCGGGCCACCGGATGCGCCCACGTCCGCCGTAGCGAGGGAGACGGCGCGGTCGGATTCCACGAGTGCTGCCCCCCAATCGCGGAGAAAGCCGGCCGATCCGTTTGAGCTTCTCCTGGCCCACCTTGTGGCCCGCTATCCCGAAACGGCCGAGGCGGAGCGAGCACAGGCCCTTCTCGACCAGCTGCGCGAGCGGCGCACCGCACAAAGGGGCACCACGGGGGATTCGACCGGTGCGGGAGCGCCGGGCGGCCCCGGAGCGAACCGGGAATCGGGGACCGTTGCTCCGGAGGCAGACACCACCAAGGACCGCCCGCGGCCGCCCGACGAGGCAGCAGGCCCTGCTGCCCGTCGTCGGCCCGCGCTCACGACCCCGTCCCAATCTGGACGAGAGAGGGCCACGCCCTTCCAGCGTCGTGATTCGTCCGCAACGCCGACCCGGAGTGCTTCTTCCCTGCAGGCGAACGCGTCGTGCCGCCCCCCGACCTGA